The following proteins are co-located in the Spinactinospora alkalitolerans genome:
- a CDS encoding SMI1/KNR4 family protein, translating into MIQDVWREMIGDLYPEAELAEPADEALFAEIEKVLDLPLPLELAALLRETNGVHNEYGDAVVWPAERIVEDNLAMRAEPDYLELYAPFEQLMFFGDSDMGPQFAYVHTDYGPGVVFWDHETDQRRLVSVSLRDYLARCLTEGNAWFR; encoded by the coding sequence ATGATTCAAGATGTGTGGCGTGAAATGATTGGTGACCTGTACCCCGAAGCGGAGCTGGCCGAGCCCGCCGACGAGGCGCTGTTCGCGGAGATCGAGAAGGTCCTCGATCTCCCGCTGCCGCTGGAGTTGGCCGCTCTGCTGCGCGAGACCAACGGAGTGCACAACGAGTACGGCGACGCCGTCGTCTGGCCGGCGGAGCGGATCGTCGAGGACAACCTCGCCATGCGCGCCGAGCCCGACTACCTGGAGTTGTACGCGCCGTTCGAGCAGTTGATGTTCTTCGGCGACAGCGACATGGGGCCGCAGTTCGCCTATGTCCACACCGACTACGGCCCCGGCGTCGTCTTCTGGGACCACGAGACCGACCAGCGGCGCCTCGTCTCGGTGTCCCTGCGCGACTACCTGGCCCGCTGCCTCACCGAGGGAAACGCCTGGTTCCGCTGA
- a CDS encoding nuclear transport factor 2 family protein: protein MTARPPLPPFDEAGARRKVQAAEDAWNTRDPERVALAYTEDSVWRNRQEFIKGRVEIVDFLTRKWKRELDYALRKELWGFRGNRIAVRFQYEWHDESGRTWRSYGNELWEFDDMGLMRRREASINDVEIRAEERRIHGPRPESEHGAALPVR, encoded by the coding sequence CGCCCTTCGACGAGGCCGGCGCCCGGCGCAAGGTGCAGGCCGCCGAGGACGCCTGGAACACCCGCGACCCCGAACGGGTCGCGCTGGCCTACACCGAGGACTCCGTCTGGCGCAACCGCCAGGAGTTCATCAAGGGGCGTGTGGAGATCGTGGACTTCCTGACCCGCAAGTGGAAGCGGGAGCTCGACTACGCGCTGCGCAAGGAGCTGTGGGGCTTCCGCGGCAACCGCATCGCGGTGCGCTTCCAGTACGAGTGGCACGACGAGTCCGGCCGCACCTGGCGCAGCTACGGCAACGAACTGTGGGAGTTCGACGACATGGGCCTGATGCGTCGGCGCGAGGCCAGCATCAACGACGTCGAGATCAGGGCCGAGGAGCGCCGCATCCACGGCCCCCGGCCCGAGTCCGAGCACGGGGCGGCGCTGCCGGTCCGGTGA